The following DNA comes from Erigeron canadensis isolate Cc75 chromosome 3, C_canadensis_v1, whole genome shotgun sequence.
GTTCGAGCTCGTCGAGGCCAAGCTACTGATAGTCATAGTTTAGCTGAAAGAGTAAgtaatacattaattattagtttaataacattttttttaatgtgattatgtttagagggtgtttggagttgcgttttgaaaaagaaaatgctaaatggaataattaaatatatttgattatgaAAATTTGATTATTCCAAACCAAAGTTCATCAACTATTGAAAATCACAATAAtcactttgaaaattcaaaacccTAACATACTACAATATTGAGCCTAACTAAAATTTTTTATGATGTATAAATAGGTAAGAAGGGAGAAAATTAGTGAGAGAATGAAATATTTGCAAGATTTGGTACCTGGCTGCAACAAGATCACTGGAAAAGCAGGAATGCTTGATGAGATCATCAATTATGTTCAATGTCTTCAAAAACAAGTAGAAGTAAGTAATTCTCAAATATTCATATCATTAATTAACTTTCATTTAATCCAAAATATATTTCTAATATTAGAAACTAATTAAGCCTTTTTTGTGTGATGGATTATATTGCAACAGTTTTTGTCCATGAAGCTTGCTAGTCTTCATCCAAGATTAGATATTGACAACGATAGCTTATTCACAAAAGAGgtaattatttattaacaaGATTCATTAGAAcaatgtcattaattatatgatACTCGGAATGTGTCAATAACTTATGTTAGTGTGTTTTCAGATGTTTGAAGTTTCAGCAGTAGGTTGTTCATCAGAGATGGCTAATTCTATGTATTTTCAACTAAACTCGTTACTAGAAATGGGAAATAACCCGATTGAGATGATGCTAAGAAGAAACATGGGTGGTCAAGCCGTTTCAATCCCAGAAACATTAGTGGTTTCATCATGTGTTAATGTAATTCTCCTTTCATTTGATCTTTGGACTATATACTTTCTTGAATTATCGAAACGTGCGAGTTTTTTATGTAGATTTGATCTTATTCGTTTTGTAGCAAATGCAACCAAGTGTTACATGGGATGGTGATTTACAGAATTTctacaaaatggattttcaacaAGGAGCATCAAAACTACCATATCAACCCCATAAATTTACAGGTGATCTATAAGTAAACTATGCATTAGTGGTCAGGAGTCATGTTTCTTTACAAGAGGtaattataattagatatataCAAAGCTACCTTTTTAGGTAAACATCTTTGGGTGAAAAGAGTAATATATAGTTCACAAAcagtttataatataatattcattattgtaaaacaagtattaaagtaaattaaatagtataaaattttgacttttagatcatgataaaattgatacaCGAAGTTTCATGaagcacaagtatatatattgatgtatgatgatttttataatgcacggtgattttcagtgaataaaaacatattattttatttatttttactctaATACTTGTTTGAAATTTAGTTAGaacttacaaatatatataccgTGTTAATTAAGCCAAGTATATCCGAATGACTGAATCAATATGACTTGTGATTTCCGGATCCATTTACCCATTCATGCATTAAGTAAAGTGGCCCTAAGAAATGAGtagtaaatgggtcaaagctCACATTTTTGGACCAAGAAAGTTGGCTGTTAGGTATCTTATTTACAATCAATGTGAGTGGTGTTCTCCACCAAATATATGATCAAAAGTTGTAGGGTTATCAATTAATGGATGATGCAAGTTTCCATAAATGTGATGTTTTGTATTCAAGATTTTTTTGTTCTCTTTTCAGGCTCATATGAAGGAAGCAACTTGAAGATGGAAATGTAAACTTAAAGATCCATTTAAGGAAGTCATTTTGCAAAATGATTAGTTTCAAATTCTTTAGCAATTCataatattaatcatttttccatgtacatacataaatatatgtcACATATGTAAGCATTCTAGCTAGCAACAATATTCACAAATTGTTATTCAAGTTAACATCTCTCTACTATTAAGTTTGCTACTACtcattttaaaatgttttaccCATGCACATTAATAATATGAAAACTATGATTACAATAAGGACCGCTTACCGTATATACTAATCTATATTATACTTAGACGATCGAGTCATTGATCAAGAATAATCACAAATGAACTACGTATTGTTCATTTATACACATGCCCAACTTGCAATAACATAAAATGTAATGTAAATTTTGATCGTGACATATTGAAATTTGCAAGGACCCAACGACAACCCTGAAAGTAACAACTCGTATGGGATCaaaatagacatatatatatttaacttggGGCCTATTTTCCCTCCTCATTAAGTATTGTATGTGTATGGCTACAGGGGCTACAGGGGCTGTCTAGCCATAAAGAATTATAAGGCTATTTGAAGTCAGCAGTGAATGATTAGATGTTGTTTGTTCCATGTGTCTAAAATAAGTACttaaataagaaacaaataaCTTCAAACGATCTTAAAACTTAATTGTATCGCGTTCATTCTAGCGTGAATAGCTTATTCATCCACCATTATCAATCCGCGATATAGATCAACATTTTTGCCGATTAATTGCAACGAAAATTGCTTTGTATGAACGAAATGGTGTGCTAAATAGTATTTATCGATGTCAATTTGATCTAGGGGCCGGGGCACCTAAGAGCGGCTTTGTTAAGATTAAAATCAGTGATGTAATGTGGCTATGTGTAAATTGtcataactagtataaatagcctcttttagttttcatactagttttaatttgttacacCTTACGGCTAACAGACACCAGCTGGTTTTGCCCGACATACTCATAGGCCATAATAACATCACACCTTGTTTTtgtatctttttctttctcaccCTATAACTGCCATTAACACATTTTACATTTTCATAAACTTGAGATCTATACGATGCTAAGTACACTTATATTAAAAAGAGGCTTCTATCAATCACTTTCAAGCCATATGTTGAAAAAGACGCAAAGATATCGCCTCATCCACAACAAGATTTCATTGATTCCCTTTGTTTTCTGGATAGTGATTGACCATAATGCCTTTTGACCCCAACCCCACTTCAATAGTAACAGATTTAGATTATTGTACTTTAGAtaaaagttatgatattatgatataacattatataaaaacatCAAGATCCTCTTCTTAAACTATGTTACCAGTCTGCATTTAGATACTTTAAGTTTCAGTCAACTTCAATAATTCTTGGAATCTAATATACTATATAATTAGTTGgatttttcatctttctttcaAGTTCTCATTGAAAACATACAATGTGAAAGTTCCCTCACTCTGCTCACACATTAGTCTGCTTACTTTCTTTTTTCCATCAAGTGTTTGAGGGTTCAGGTCTTATTTGACACCACTAGGCTTTTTTGACACCACTAGTAAGGTAAATAGCGGTATGACAAATGCCACGAAAGTAATACTAATATTGACGCAAAGGAATGAAAACAAATGAATAGTTTTATATTCTTATTCTtagtaaaatacaaaaaatccaacaaaaagaaagaaagttacCCATTTGTATCAGGTTCAATTCAAGTCTTCATTTGTTTTGGATGGGTCTGGTTTCTTCATGGGTGGCCTGAACTGTATCAGCAGTGCAATGGCCCCAACCAAAAAGTTACTTAATTGTATTGTACCCGACATCATGACGGAACGCCATGGTGACCCTCCTCGTGTCTTCCCATAGAGGGACCGGTTGTTACAAAAAAGAAATGCAAATACGTGATCATTTCTAATGGCTAATATTAACATCTTGATTATCTAGTAAATATCAGTCTGTGCTTTGACATATTATCATAGCCCACCAAAGGTGCGTGACAAAATGGTAAAAGACTAATGCTAACTTAAATCGGGTAAATCTTACAGGTGAAAAACTGCTGGGTTGGGTTGGACCAATGCAATTATTGTTCCTTAAACTTCCattgtaaataagtaaataaaggAAGCATAAATTATTGCAAAATATGCAAAAATAGAAATACTGTATGGAGATAACAGCATGTCTACCTCTTATGTAAGACACCAGCATTGTATATTTTGTTAACTCCATAATTCTGTCCCTGCATATTTTCTAAATGCAATGCTGACTCGGTATCGGCCAAAAGATGGATGAATTTGGAAAGCAAGGAAGTGTTGAGTGTGCTTATTATATATGGAGCACGTTATCACCCGTTGACTGTTACCCAACCTGCTCGACCCACCCAATTGCCAACAACTCTTTATATTCTTCTCATACTCAGATACCATATGTTGATCTTTATTATTACAATCGACGAatcttttttgtaattttgagTAGTAGTAGAGAATGTTCAAAGGGAAGAAGCAAAAACTCAAAAAGAGCAAATATAGACAATAACTTGATGTCTTGATGCACATCTCTCAAAAGTTGTAAAACTGAAGATAATAATTGTTCAAAAATATGATGAGATGATGCCTAATGTAGATATCTATGAGGACTTGTATCGGCAGGTGGACCTATTGGGATTTTGCAGGCAGATCTTGATGTAGTTCTTTTTACTGCCAAATTGGCATGTTTCAAGTTATGCAGGTTTATTATACAAGTCATTAACCTCGACACCAGTGTTGTTACGTTGACCAAGATTTTCAACAGCTTCGTATGCAACTCCTGTTACTTTTGAGTGCAGGGAGATGCAAACTTGTATACTACTTAACAATCATTAAGGTAAAAGTAAAACTGCATGTTGGAGTCTATCTAAAAGGGATGATTTCGGCCCAttaaataaaatcatgaaatGGGATAATTTGGGTAGGATCAAATGTAGAACATTCGCTAAAATCTGTAAAGGCCAGATAGGTTGCTAAACGAGTCAATAATTGGTTAATCTTTCATCCAACGTTTACAATGCCTTAGAATCATAGTAATATTACAGTTATAATAAAATAGTTTTTCAAAATCATATTTTATACATCAATCGGACATTAAGAACAGTAAAGATTGTTGCGAAGGTGCACGTAAAGCCAAGACATTAACAAGTGTAAATAAACCTACCCGTCCCACTTTATAATTAGTTTAAGCGTTTGACATTGATCTTCACAGGGTTATGTGAAGTAATGCTTTGAGGTGCTGGAGCCTGGAGGAGCTACCCAGTGACTTTGTAGGTGAAAACTATATTtcctagaggtggcaatttcaatGCGAGTACAAATGCCAAACGTGTCAAAAGTTACCCACAATACCTTTTTAATGCTTAAGCTCTACTAAATCACTTTGTTCAAATACTTATATCATTATTGTCGCAATAATGGTGGGATCAGAAGTATACGGAGTATATCATTGGCCATGACAATACACAGGCACATCCCTTTTCAATATGATCTATATAAGAGATTAACAAAAGTATGTAACTAAAATGGGACGCTGCCATTAACCATCGTATCTGAAGTTAATATTAGTGGTAAAAGAACTCGTCATACAGCTTAGTGAGATGGGGTTGAAATTTCTTACCAGAGAAGAAATTTGAGACAAGTAATACATCATCACTCCATGAGTTTTACATCCATAATGTATCAACAATTTAAAGCTAACAATTCCACTTTCCATAAGCAGCCTTCAGTCTGCTCGAGATCCTCCAACACTGCCGCCTGCTCTAGATGAATTCTTACCACCGTATTTCTGTTAACAGAACGATTATAAGTTAATTCCCAGAATAACTTGGTTACAGTAGAAAAACTGAATAACTGAAATCAAGTTTAAAAAAGTGCAATACTGACCTGTTTTCCAATGCTAAATGGGATGTATTTGTATTTGATCATATGCATGATTTGGCGCTTCATTGTCATGGTGAACAACATCAACCAGTAAAAAAGTAGTATCGGCCAGAACACAGGGATATCGAATATTGAGAAGAAGGTAAGCAGAATCGATATAAGGAAAGCCTTTGTGATTGCATACCTTTTTATTCAATCATCAAATCAGAAAGAGATTAGGATCTTGATAAGTAATACAACCATAAGTATTGTAAAAATACTTGATAAAATCCTATACTTGTACACTATATTATTTCTCAAGGAGTTGCAAGCTAGATGAAGGACTACTGCATATACAACTTGGCACTAAAAACATAAACCGGTtgtcaaaaacaattaaatatcTCATTTAACTCGATAATCAAATATCTCATTTAGCACTACTCATCCTTTACATCATATTCTCGGAACTTCAAGGATTGAGAGAGACAGTACATGATTGCGATCTAAATCATAATCTTCTGGCTACCACAGGTTGTGTATGTTACAAATGCTCATCTTAATTTgatattaacaaataaaacaattatagGGAAGTCAAAAAGAATTACCAGAACTTAAATTCAGGAAGACGGCGAATGAAGGGTTTGAACTCATCCGACCCTTTAGTAGGTAACATAGGACCATCAGTCGGGTCAGCTTCAGGGTCAACCAATGGCGACAAGAACCCGATCAATAAATTAAGCACGTAGATCCCAAGGCCATAGGCAATAATATAGAATCCTTGAAGGTAAAAAACACGCAATATGAAGAGAAACACTAACGTTCCTGTCCCAATCCACCTATAAGTTGCATGCGGGGTAGCTTTATCAAGGTAAAACTGGTAAAGCCGTGAATACTGCCTCCATTGATCCAAAGTAGCTGCAGAAGCAGCATTACCACCTACGATACCCTCCATGGAAATTTACCCTAACAGCCCTACAATTCGCAAACACAAACCCAAATACTCTTATGGAAATGAAATAATGCTTTTAAGATCCAAACAAAAATTTAGAAGCCCGAAAAAACAGCTTCGTTTCTTCATGTAGTTATATTGCaatcaaacaacaaacaattgaaaactttaatatatcaCAAGTTACAACTATGTAGTCCAAATTTTACGATATATTACAGCTACTGAAGCCTATTTAGACCAAATTTTGAGACCCTGgtgtttttttcttaaaagaaaaatacgCACACGTGACACGCCTTTACATTTTGTCGACCATGGGACTAAAACCCACAACCTCTTGGTTAACGGGTCACCTTAAATACCGCCCTACGATAACTTGAGGCCCTTTTAAGTTGCATATCTTGCATACCCTCATAGACGACCCTAACACTACATAGTCAAGTACTATTAAaatgcacatccaaacacccgGGTTAGCCGTAAACACTTGTTTACATGACCAATGTAGCTCAAAAGTTAGTCTCACAAAACAAGTCATTATTTTTTTGTGAATAATTTTTCACCTATATTTTAGGGCTTTATATCAGGTTACTAACAAACACATCATGTTCTAGTGTGGTTATATTAGTCAGACAAAAATTAAGGAACAAAGATTCTACATATAAAAACCACATAAATGCATTTTAAGAAGTAGATCTGAAGGGATATAGCAAAAAACTATCAGGGTATTATACCATAAAAATTAATCaattaagaaaaagtaaaagaaacattttaattattttttgtgtgaaattaattaaagagaaatAACTTACTTAAGATTTTTGTGGGTTTTTCAGATGGTGAGGAGGAGCATTGATATTGTCTCCTTTGTGTTTCTGCTTGCTTTCTATTTGACTGTTACCCCGAATCCTCAGATACTAATTTACACCTACACCCCCTCCTAGTTTTGCTTGTTTgtctctatttatttatttagttttcaaaaataaataacatcCAATGTAATTTATGCGGGACTGGGGTCCAAAACGGTGATGAGGAATATTGTAGACTAACCTTACCCGCACATGAATCAGAGAAGTTGCTTGCAAATTATAACTAAGATAAAAAGAGACCGTCAATCGTACAAAGCATGAGGATTAAACGTCGAATAAGTCTACTGGATAATGGTTCACAGTTAAGTATACCATTGTCAAGGTATTCTAGAATGCATGTACAACAACACAACCACAACGGTACGCAATCCTAACAAAAACAAAGTTTGAGGAATATATatgatgtagacaaccttattTCTATCTAAAGGTAGAGATGTGAGACTGTTTTTAAAAGGATTTCTGGCTTAGGGCTTTAATTATTCTtgaaaaaaattctcaaaagattcTCAAAGCGTTGTCGTGGGGAAACCAGAAGAGATATCTCGATCTCGATCAaatctaaagaaagaaaaactctATATACTGGTTCATGGTTAAGTATTCTGGAATGCTTGTGAACCATCTAAATACTTGATCTAAATATTTTTGTGTGCGTAATTATGATTTTCCATTTTGTAATTTGAATGTTTTACCATTCATTCTcaattttatttgaaaagaTGGTTTTGAGTAATAATAttctttgattttatataatctaGCTAGCTGGAGTACTAGATGTTAATTAGAATGTACAAAATGATAGATGATAGAAGAATGATGATTTGTGACCATTATGAAGTGGTTCAACCGCATGATAATTTTGGTAGATGGGACAACGTCacaattaatgtaaaatatttGTACATGACTAGTTCAACACTTCAACTAGAAATATATTGTAGCCGCTATTTGAAATTGAGTGTGATATATCTACAtcattttttagttatatataacaattgTATCTAGTTTACTGCACAGTACAattatacaatatttttattgttgtgaATGACTAAAActagttgtagatatatcacttctCATTTGAAATGCTTTGCAAGATTCTACATCTTATTCATTTCATCCGATTTGACACACATTTACCGTAGGagtaataaactaataacaCGTTTGGTTAGAGTGgttaatatttgatttaatcAAAACTTAGTTTTGAAACAGACCTAAAAAACCGATGTTAAGGTTAAAGATTTTTAATCAACCAAATTGACTAATTTTTACGTTGGGTTTGGGTTGAGAGAAAAAGGGGGAGCTTGTGACTGAGAGAGGACCACTTTGACTAGCCTTTAATCTTGTTTATTGGAGAGTTGAGAAAGTGATGAATGCCATGAAAAAATAAGGTGGAGAGATATAATTGGTAGAATTTGAGAGTGTTTTGAGCCATATGACTCCCTTTCccctaaaataattaaaatctcATTAATCACTATGCATTAATTAGTCAAACTAACCAATATTAATAAGTACGTGGGCgatgttatgatttttaagaaaaaagaaaattcaactaGCTAGCTTGTTAATTaggatatatataattcatcTCCACATCACATGAAATTACAAAAGGAATTGAAGACCTTGTACgtattatatatgattaaaaataaaaattcttatGCACGGAAGCATAAACGTACGTAGTAGCACCTTATTACACATGATATAACTACCAAGAAAATGCTTGATTGGCAACATCATACTTCTTCAAAGAACTTCATAATGCGACTAATATAGCAAACACTTTCTATTCTTATTCATATCCTAACTAGTTGAAACTTTCCATTCAAGGAAACATGTCTCTTCATGGTTTCTCAACATTAGGTACTACTTTCTTTGCATCACTATGGCCAAGATTTTCAGCTTCGAGTTTATCCTTGGCGAGCAGTTCGGCTTTACGTTTGTCTTGGGCAAGCTTTTCGGCTAATGGACAA
Coding sequences within:
- the LOC122592840 gene encoding transcription factor HBI1-like encodes the protein MNTPGTTTITGGGDMSVFERQQERMKWQHLQQQIFHDGNDHQISNMFSSMQPSHFSGLHGNIKPDPGMENGWPDFSEGCGDQFPPLMADQKILLRNSSSLSLSPKKRNKTHDEVLNLKVVPKENEVKCKKIKGSIEENSKEISSKEKSKVIEAKKQDFIHVRARRGQATDSHSLAERVRREKISERMKYLQDLVPGCNKITGKAGMLDEIINYVQCLQKQVEFLSMKLASLHPRLDIDNDSLFTKEMFEVSAVGCSSEMANSMYFQLNSLLEMGNNPIEMMLRRNMGGQAVSIPETLVVSSCVNQMQPSVTWDGDLQNFYKMDFQQGASKLPYQPHKFTGSYEGSNLKMEM
- the LOC122593005 gene encoding protein RER1A-like, yielding MEGIVGGNAASAATLDQWRQYSRLYQFYLDKATPHATYRWIGTGTLVFLFILRVFYLQGFYIIAYGLGIYVLNLLIGFLSPLVDPEADPTDGPMLPTKGSDEFKPFIRRLPEFKFWYAITKAFLISILLTFFSIFDIPVFWPILLFYWLMLFTMTMKRQIMHMIKYKYIPFSIGKQKYGGKNSSRAGGSVGGSRAD